In Pseudonocardia cypriaca, a single genomic region encodes these proteins:
- a CDS encoding FAD-dependent oxidoreductase, whose amino-acid sequence MTAIEPRSTKPVLMTVDDDPGVSRAVARDLRRRYGQDHRIVRAESGRDALDALRELTLRGEPVAAILADYRMPEMNGIEFLEQAMDIAPHARRALLTAYADTDAAIQAINLVDVDHYLLKPWDPPEEKLYPVVDALVETWRAVGQRPIDEIRVVGHRWSAECFSARDFLARNSVPYRYYSIDEPEGARLLEAAGAGPDDVPVLITTDGTALRSPTDAQIAAACGLTTDPVSDFYDLIVIGGGPAGLGSAVYGASEGLRTVLVERHATGGQAGQSSRIENYLGFPDGVSGAQLTDRARRQAAKFGAEVLTARDVVGLEARGSARVVRFGDGSEIAAHSVVLATGVSYRSLEAPGVADLTGRGVFYGSAATEAPACRGEDVYIVGGANSAGQAAVFFAKHAATVTLVVRGPSLEASMSSYLIKQIETIDNITVRTGCQVVEAHGDDHLQSVTLRQGETTESVKAGSMFVFIGAAPRTEWLDGFVQRDERGFIPTGPDLVVEGKRPPGWTLDRDPYHLEASVPGVFVAGDVRADSVKRVASAVGEGAMAVTLVHRYLAEQ is encoded by the coding sequence ATGACCGCGATCGAGCCCCGCTCGACAAAGCCCGTCCTGATGACCGTGGATGACGACCCGGGCGTGAGCCGTGCCGTGGCTCGCGACCTGCGCCGCCGCTACGGGCAGGACCACCGCATCGTCCGCGCCGAGTCCGGCCGCGACGCGCTCGACGCGCTGCGCGAGCTCACGCTGCGCGGCGAGCCGGTGGCGGCGATCCTCGCCGACTACCGGATGCCCGAGATGAACGGCATCGAGTTCCTCGAGCAGGCCATGGACATCGCCCCGCACGCGCGCCGGGCCCTGCTCACCGCCTACGCCGACACCGACGCGGCGATCCAGGCGATCAACCTGGTCGACGTCGACCACTACCTGCTCAAGCCGTGGGACCCGCCGGAGGAGAAGCTCTACCCCGTCGTCGACGCGCTGGTCGAGACGTGGCGGGCGGTGGGCCAGCGCCCGATCGACGAGATCCGCGTCGTCGGGCACCGCTGGTCCGCGGAGTGCTTCTCGGCGCGCGACTTCCTCGCCCGCAACTCCGTGCCGTACCGCTACTACTCGATCGACGAGCCGGAGGGCGCGCGGCTCCTCGAGGCGGCCGGTGCCGGGCCGGACGACGTCCCGGTGCTGATCACCACCGACGGCACGGCGCTGCGCTCGCCCACCGACGCCCAGATCGCCGCGGCGTGCGGTCTCACCACCGACCCGGTGTCCGACTTCTACGACCTGATCGTCATCGGCGGCGGCCCGGCAGGGCTGGGCTCGGCCGTGTACGGCGCGTCGGAGGGGCTGCGCACCGTCCTCGTCGAACGCCACGCCACCGGCGGTCAGGCCGGTCAGAGCTCCCGGATCGAGAACTACCTGGGCTTCCCCGACGGGGTGTCCGGAGCGCAGCTCACCGACCGGGCGCGGCGGCAGGCCGCGAAGTTCGGCGCCGAGGTGCTCACCGCCCGCGACGTCGTCGGGCTGGAGGCGCGCGGCTCGGCGCGGGTCGTGCGGTTCGGCGACGGCAGCGAGATCGCCGCGCACTCCGTCGTGCTCGCCACCGGCGTCTCCTACCGCAGCCTGGAGGCGCCCGGCGTCGCCGACCTCACCGGCCGCGGCGTGTTCTACGGCTCGGCCGCCACCGAGGCGCCCGCCTGCCGCGGCGAGGACGTCTACATCGTCGGCGGCGCCAACTCGGCGGGCCAGGCGGCGGTGTTCTTCGCCAAGCACGCCGCCACCGTCACGCTGGTGGTGCGCGGGCCCAGCCTCGAGGCGTCGATGTCGTCGTACCTGATCAAGCAGATCGAGACGATCGACAACATCACCGTGCGCACCGGCTGCCAGGTCGTGGAGGCCCACGGCGACGACCACCTGCAGTCGGTCACCCTCCGCCAGGGCGAGACGACGGAGTCGGTCAAGGCGGGCTCGATGTTCGTGTTCATCGGTGCCGCGCCGCGCACGGAGTGGCTGGACGGCTTCGTCCAGCGCGACGAGCGCGGCTTCATCCCCACCGGCCCCGACCTCGTCGTCGAGGGCAAGCGCCCACCGGGGTGGACACTGGACCGGGATCCCTACCACCTGGAGGCGAGCGTGCCAGGGGTGTTCGTGGCAGGAGACGTGCGGGCCGACTCGGTGAAGCGGGTCGCGTCCGCGGTGGGAGAGGGCGCCATGGCCGTGACGCTCGTGCACCGTTACCTCGCCGAGCAGTGA
- a CDS encoding aldehyde dehydrogenase (NADP(+)) — protein sequence MTVTDTTPEELERVLAAAAQAAGPLAALRPAERARLLRAAADALDAAAGELVPIAIEESALPEGRLTGEVARSSGQLRLFADALEEGSYLEVILDSADPDAKPVPRPDLRRMLVPLGPVLVFAASNFPFAFSVPGGDTASALAAGSPVVVKAHPGHPRLSQRTGEVLGEALRAAGAPEGTFAVIHGMDAGTSALTDPRIKAGAFTGSVKGGLALLEIATRREEPIPFYGELGSLNPVFVTPSAIAARGDDIADGYVGSFTLGTGQFCTKPGLLFLPEGHGLEERLVEAVRGTAPAGMLNDRIREGHAHERDRLEGLGPVRTLVHGSDGDAGVAPTLLATTAKELLADPDPILQECFGPTSIVVEYADGDEMLAAAEAFGGNLTATVHAEDADAATLQPLVDALRDRAGRLVYNGWPTGVAVAHAMHHGGPFPSTTASIHTSVGTTAIRRFLRPVCYQNTPQALLPEALQDGNPLGLPRRVDGVLTGA from the coding sequence GTGACCGTCACCGATACCACCCCAGAGGAGCTCGAGCGCGTGCTCGCCGCGGCGGCGCAGGCCGCCGGGCCGCTCGCCGCGCTGCGCCCCGCCGAACGCGCCCGGCTGCTGCGCGCGGCCGCCGACGCGCTGGACGCGGCGGCGGGCGAGCTCGTCCCGATCGCGATCGAGGAGTCGGCACTCCCGGAGGGCCGGCTCACCGGCGAGGTGGCCCGCTCCAGCGGCCAGCTGCGCCTGTTCGCCGACGCGCTCGAGGAGGGCTCCTACCTCGAGGTGATCCTCGACTCGGCCGACCCGGACGCCAAGCCGGTGCCCCGGCCCGACCTGCGCCGCATGCTCGTGCCGCTCGGTCCGGTGCTGGTGTTCGCCGCTAGCAACTTCCCGTTCGCGTTCAGCGTGCCCGGCGGCGACACCGCGTCCGCGCTGGCGGCCGGCAGCCCGGTCGTCGTGAAGGCGCACCCCGGGCACCCGCGGCTCTCGCAGCGCACCGGTGAGGTGCTGGGCGAGGCGCTGCGTGCCGCAGGCGCCCCAGAGGGCACCTTCGCGGTGATCCACGGCATGGACGCCGGCACGTCCGCGCTCACCGACCCGCGGATCAAGGCAGGCGCGTTCACCGGCTCGGTGAAGGGTGGGCTCGCCCTGCTGGAGATCGCCACCCGGCGCGAGGAGCCCATCCCGTTCTACGGCGAGCTGGGCAGCCTCAACCCGGTGTTCGTCACGCCCTCGGCGATCGCGGCCCGCGGTGACGACATCGCCGACGGCTACGTGGGCTCGTTCACGCTGGGCACCGGGCAGTTCTGCACCAAGCCCGGCCTGCTGTTCCTGCCCGAGGGCCACGGCCTGGAGGAGCGGCTGGTCGAGGCGGTGCGGGGCACGGCCCCCGCCGGAATGCTCAACGACCGCATCCGCGAGGGGCACGCCCACGAGCGCGACCGGCTGGAGGGCCTCGGCCCGGTGCGCACCCTCGTGCACGGCAGCGACGGCGACGCAGGCGTGGCACCCACGCTGCTCGCCACCACGGCCAAGGAGCTGCTCGCCGACCCGGACCCGATCCTGCAGGAGTGCTTCGGGCCCACGTCGATCGTCGTCGAGTACGCCGACGGCGACGAGATGCTCGCCGCGGCCGAGGCCTTCGGCGGCAACCTCACCGCCACCGTCCACGCCGAGGACGCCGACGCCGCGACCCTGCAGCCCCTGGTCGACGCGCTGCGCGACCGCGCGGGCCGGCTGGTCTACAACGGCTGGCCCACCGGCGTGGCCGTCGCGCACGCGATGCACCACGGCGGCCCGTTCCCGTCGACGACGGCGTCGATCCACACGAGCGTGGGCACCACGGCGATCCGCAGGTTCCTGCGCCCGGTGTGCTACCAGAACACGCCCCAGGCCCTGCTCCCCGAGGCGCTGCAGGACGGGAACCCGCTGGGCCTGCCCAGGCGGGTGGACGGCGTCCTCACGGGAGCCTGA
- a CDS encoding fumarylacetoacetate hydrolase family protein: MEIVRYVEQGAAEPRVGVRRDGKIAPVRFGSVAELLREPLDALRAGLEPAGSEVDADSVTYLPPVDGRTEVWASGVTYERSREGRVEESVQASVYELVYDAPRPELFLKAVAWRVVTDGEPVGVRADSEVDVPEPELAVVANSRGEIVGYTVCNDMSSRSIEGVNPLYIPQAKIFNGSCSLATGIRPAWEVDTADLAITMKIVRDDAVVFEGETSTARLHRTLEELVEVLYAPSDFPDGAILTTGTGIVPELSFSLTEGDRVDIEIAQVGTLSNPVVRGREPLSWLVDAIERPAARRKGQL, encoded by the coding sequence ATGGAAATCGTCCGCTACGTCGAGCAGGGAGCCGCCGAGCCGCGCGTGGGGGTGCGGCGGGACGGCAAGATCGCCCCCGTCCGCTTCGGCTCGGTCGCCGAGCTCCTGCGTGAACCGCTCGACGCCCTGCGCGCCGGCCTGGAGCCCGCCGGCTCCGAGGTGGACGCCGACTCGGTCACCTACCTCCCGCCCGTCGACGGCCGCACGGAGGTGTGGGCGTCCGGGGTCACCTACGAGCGCTCGCGCGAGGGCCGGGTCGAGGAGAGCGTGCAGGCCTCGGTCTACGAGCTCGTCTACGACGCCCCGCGCCCGGAGCTCTTCCTCAAGGCGGTGGCCTGGCGGGTGGTCACCGACGGGGAGCCGGTGGGCGTGCGCGCCGACTCCGAGGTCGACGTCCCCGAGCCGGAGCTCGCGGTCGTCGCCAACAGCCGCGGCGAGATCGTCGGCTACACGGTCTGCAACGACATGAGCTCGCGCTCCATCGAGGGCGTGAACCCGCTCTACATCCCGCAGGCGAAGATCTTCAACGGTTCCTGCTCGCTGGCGACGGGTATCCGGCCGGCGTGGGAGGTCGACACCGCCGACCTCGCGATCACGATGAAGATCGTGCGCGACGACGCCGTCGTGTTCGAGGGCGAGACGAGCACCGCCCGCCTGCACCGCACGCTGGAGGAGTTGGTCGAGGTGCTCTACGCCCCCAGCGACTTCCCCGACGGCGCGATCCTGACCACCGGCACGGGGATCGTCCCCGAGCTGAGCTTCTCCCTCACGGAGGGCGACCGCGTGGACATCGAGATCGCGCAGGTCGGCACCTTGTCCAACCCCGTCGTACGGGGCCGCGAACCGTTGTCCTGGCTCGTCGACGCCATCGAGCGTCCCGCGGCCAGGAGGAAGGGCCAGCTGTGA
- a CDS encoding GntR family transcriptional regulator, protein MLPGRLVDDVHETIKARIMDHAIAPGARLSIDGLARELGVSPTPVREALARLESAQLVVKEPLRGYRTTPLLTADQLADLYRFRLLIEPWAAATAAERATPAGRALLKAELATADAPESDTYAAYRAFSAHDARFHLLLAELAGSDQVREAFQRTNWHLHIYRQYYHRGIGPQALAEHRRIADAVLACDPRAAADAMREHLEQSHARLRQPDEDGEP, encoded by the coding sequence ATGTTGCCAGGGCGACTGGTCGACGACGTCCACGAGACGATCAAGGCGCGGATCATGGACCACGCGATCGCGCCGGGTGCCCGCCTGTCCATCGACGGGCTCGCCCGCGAGCTCGGCGTCTCCCCCACCCCGGTCCGCGAGGCGCTCGCCCGGCTGGAGTCGGCGCAGCTGGTCGTGAAGGAACCGCTGCGCGGCTACCGCACCACGCCGCTGCTCACCGCCGACCAGCTGGCCGACCTCTACCGGTTCCGGCTGCTCATCGAGCCGTGGGCGGCCGCCACCGCAGCCGAGCGGGCCACCCCGGCCGGCCGCGCCCTGCTGAAGGCAGAGCTCGCCACCGCCGACGCGCCCGAGTCGGACACCTACGCCGCCTACCGCGCGTTCTCCGCCCACGACGCGCGGTTCCACCTGCTGCTGGCCGAGCTCGCGGGCAGCGACCAGGTGCGGGAGGCCTTCCAGCGCACCAACTGGCACCTGCACATCTACCGCCAGTACTACCACCGCGGCATCGGCCCGCAGGCGCTCGCCGAGCACCGGCGGATCGCCGACGCCGTACTCGCCTGCGATCCCCGTGCAGCAGCTGACGCGATGCGGGAACACCTGGAGCAGTCGCACGCCCGGCTCAGGCAGCCGGACGAGGATGGAGAGCCGTAA
- a CDS encoding FAD-binding oxidoreductase: MNTVLDELAAGLPADALITDPASTDAYRFDEASFCAAGAPLAVVRPTETEQVQHVLRVASAHRVPVVPQGARSGLSGAANAVDGGIVLSLTRMDRILEIDPVDQVAVVEPGVLNAVLSRAVLEQGMYYPPDPSSWELSTMGGNLATNAGGLCCVKYGVTADFVRGLEVVTASGELLRTGRRTAKGVAGYDLTKLVVGSEGTLGVITKATLALRPAPEAALTMAAAFASAADALSAVTRIMAAGLQPSLCEFLDGVTVRAIQDYRDMGLPTGVGALLLTQSDRGPRAAADVEAMGEICTELGALDVAVASDATESEMLMQARRIVHFAVEKLGSTLIDDVAVPRAKLVELLDGITAIAEEHDVVVSCPGHVGDGNMHPTVIFDRGDPAAVERAQKAFDAIMQLGLALGGTITGEHGVGVLKRGWLETELGELSLGLHRKIKEAFDPLGILNPGKVLAAD; the protein is encoded by the coding sequence ATGAACACGGTCCTGGATGAGCTCGCCGCAGGCCTTCCGGCCGACGCGCTGATCACCGATCCCGCCAGCACCGACGCCTACCGCTTCGACGAGGCGAGCTTCTGCGCGGCGGGCGCCCCGCTCGCTGTCGTCCGGCCGACGGAGACCGAGCAGGTGCAGCACGTGCTGCGGGTGGCGTCGGCGCACCGGGTGCCGGTGGTGCCGCAGGGCGCGCGGTCGGGACTGTCGGGTGCCGCAAACGCCGTGGACGGCGGCATCGTGCTCTCGCTGACCCGGATGGACCGCATCCTGGAGATCGACCCGGTCGACCAGGTGGCCGTGGTCGAGCCGGGGGTGCTCAACGCGGTGCTGTCCCGCGCGGTGCTGGAGCAGGGCATGTACTACCCGCCGGACCCGTCGTCGTGGGAGCTCTCGACCATGGGCGGCAACCTCGCCACCAACGCGGGCGGCCTGTGCTGCGTCAAGTACGGGGTCACGGCCGACTTCGTGCGCGGGCTCGAGGTCGTCACCGCGTCCGGCGAGCTGCTGCGCACCGGCCGGCGCACCGCGAAGGGCGTGGCGGGCTACGACCTCACCAAGCTGGTCGTCGGCTCCGAAGGCACCCTCGGGGTGATCACGAAGGCCACGCTGGCGCTTCGCCCCGCCCCCGAGGCCGCCCTGACCATGGCGGCCGCGTTCGCGTCCGCCGCCGACGCGCTGTCGGCCGTCACGCGGATCATGGCGGCGGGCCTGCAGCCCTCGCTGTGCGAGTTCCTGGACGGGGTCACGGTGCGCGCCATCCAGGACTACCGCGACATGGGCCTGCCCACCGGCGTCGGCGCGCTGCTGCTCACCCAGTCCGACCGGGGGCCGCGCGCCGCCGCGGACGTCGAGGCGATGGGCGAGATCTGCACCGAGCTGGGCGCGCTCGACGTCGCCGTCGCCTCCGACGCCACGGAGTCGGAGATGCTCATGCAGGCCCGCCGGATCGTCCACTTCGCGGTGGAGAAGCTCGGCTCCACGCTCATCGACGACGTGGCCGTGCCGCGCGCGAAGCTCGTGGAGCTGCTCGACGGCATCACCGCGATCGCCGAGGAGCACGACGTCGTCGTGTCCTGCCCCGGCCACGTCGGCGACGGCAACATGCACCCCACCGTGATCTTCGACCGCGGCGACCCGGCCGCCGTCGAGCGGGCCCAGAAGGCGTTCGACGCGATCATGCAGCTCGGCCTCGCGCTGGGCGGCACGATCACCGGCGAGCACGGCGTCGGGGTCCTGAAGCGCGGGTGGCTGGAGACGGAGCTGGGCGAGCTGAGCCTGGGCCTGCACCGCAAGATCAAGGAGGCCTTCGACCCGCTCGGCATCCTGAACCCGGGCAAGGTCCTGGCTGCCGACTGA
- a CDS encoding tartrate dehydrogenase: MSRIAVIPGDGIGTEVIEAARTVLDAACARHGVSLEYTEFDWSCQRYEREGAMMPADGIETLRGFDAILLGAVGWPGVPDHVSLWGLLIPIRRAFRQYVNLRPIRVFDGVQSPLRVADDVDFVVVRENVEGEYSEVGGRMNRGFPDEMAIQESIFTRVGVSRIADFAFELAATRRGYVTSATKSNGIVHTLPFWDEVVAERAALHPDVRVDSEHIDALAAKFVLQPQRFDVVVGSNLFGDILSDLAAAVAGSIGIAPSANLDPTKEFPSMFEPVHGSAPDIAGQGIANPVGAVWSAAMMLEHLGHGAAAADVLRAMETTLSKPETRTRDLGGTATTAEATQALVAALG; encoded by the coding sequence GTGAGTCGAATAGCCGTGATCCCCGGCGACGGGATCGGAACCGAGGTCATCGAGGCCGCCCGCACCGTGCTCGACGCCGCCTGCGCGCGGCACGGCGTCTCGCTGGAGTACACCGAGTTCGACTGGTCCTGCCAGCGGTACGAGCGCGAGGGCGCGATGATGCCCGCCGACGGCATCGAGACGCTGCGCGGGTTCGACGCGATCCTGCTCGGCGCCGTCGGGTGGCCGGGCGTGCCGGACCACGTGTCGTTGTGGGGCCTGCTCATCCCGATCCGCCGGGCGTTCCGCCAGTACGTCAACCTGCGCCCGATCCGCGTGTTCGACGGCGTGCAGAGCCCGCTGCGGGTGGCCGACGACGTCGACTTCGTGGTGGTCCGGGAGAACGTCGAGGGCGAGTACTCCGAGGTCGGCGGCCGGATGAACCGCGGGTTCCCGGACGAGATGGCGATCCAGGAGTCGATCTTCACGCGGGTCGGGGTGAGCCGGATCGCCGACTTCGCGTTCGAGCTGGCCGCCACCCGCCGCGGCTACGTCACCTCGGCCACGAAGTCGAACGGGATCGTCCACACCCTCCCGTTCTGGGACGAGGTCGTGGCCGAACGCGCGGCCCTGCACCCGGACGTCCGCGTCGACAGCGAACACATCGACGCCCTCGCCGCGAAGTTCGTGCTGCAGCCGCAGCGGTTCGACGTGGTGGTCGGCTCGAACCTGTTCGGCGACATCCTGTCCGACCTCGCCGCGGCCGTCGCCGGCTCGATCGGCATCGCACCGTCGGCGAACCTGGACCCCACCAAGGAGTTCCCGTCCATGTTCGAGCCCGTGCACGGCTCGGCACCGGACATCGCGGGCCAGGGCATCGCCAACCCCGTCGGAGCGGTGTGGTCGGCGGCGATGATGCTGGAGCACCTGGGCCACGGGGCGGCGGCCGCCGACGTCCTGCGGGCGATGGAGACGACCCTGTCGAAGCCCGAGACCCGCACGAGGGACCTGGGCGGAACGGCAACCACGGCCGAGGCCACGCAGGCGCTGGTGGCGGCCCTGGGCTGA
- a CDS encoding SLC13 family permease has translation MTAESERVRTDVDKALLGHATYRSLGEQRLSPAEERFEKGRRTIGLFLAPIVTIVFLLLPLPLEPAQKTLAAVLLGVVILWVTEAVPIPIGGLLGVAVIVFLQVEPADDVLARFGSSTVFTFIGAFILAQAMLKHGLARRFAFRILALPRVGQSTFGVIIAFGAITALLSAFVSNTATVAMLLPTALGILAVVAKLLQERGLVAEDFDPLRLRVGAAIMLMLAYGASVGGLLTPVGSPPNLIGRGLIEEATGQRISFAAWVGMAVPICLLMFVALALMLLLLNKPEIRRIEGVEEFVAQQRAEMGPLSRAEKNTLIAFGITVALWIFPGVVAVFAGTDSDFYTAVTDRLDEGMVAVLGASLLYLLPTDWKNREFTLRWRDAAEIDWGTIVLFGTGIIFGGLLSSTGLAETIGTGVSNALGLTSIIPITIFAVVLAIIVSETTSNTASAAVVVPIVIPVAMAAGVNPFVPALAATFAASFGFMLPVSTPQNAVVYGSGAVPITTMIRSGFSFDVLGAILIIVLLPLMVAVMGFGM, from the coding sequence ATGACCGCGGAGAGCGAGCGCGTTCGGACCGACGTCGACAAGGCCCTGCTCGGCCACGCCACCTACCGCAGCCTCGGTGAGCAGCGGCTATCGCCTGCCGAGGAACGGTTCGAGAAGGGCCGACGCACCATCGGGCTCTTCCTCGCGCCGATCGTCACGATCGTCTTCCTGCTGCTGCCGCTGCCCCTCGAACCGGCGCAGAAGACGCTCGCGGCCGTGCTGCTCGGCGTCGTCATCCTGTGGGTCACCGAGGCGGTGCCGATCCCGATCGGCGGCCTCCTCGGGGTCGCGGTGATCGTGTTCCTGCAGGTCGAACCGGCTGATGACGTGCTCGCCCGGTTCGGCTCGTCCACGGTGTTCACGTTCATCGGGGCGTTCATCCTCGCCCAGGCGATGCTCAAGCACGGCCTGGCGCGGCGGTTCGCATTCCGGATCCTCGCGCTGCCGCGGGTGGGGCAGTCGACGTTCGGCGTGATCATCGCGTTCGGGGCGATCACGGCGCTGCTCTCGGCGTTCGTGTCGAACACCGCCACCGTCGCGATGCTGCTGCCCACTGCGCTGGGCATCCTCGCGGTGGTCGCGAAGCTGCTGCAGGAGCGCGGGCTGGTGGCCGAGGACTTCGACCCGCTGCGGCTGCGCGTCGGCGCCGCGATCATGCTCATGCTGGCCTACGGTGCGAGCGTCGGCGGCCTGCTCACGCCGGTGGGCAGCCCGCCCAACCTGATCGGTCGCGGGCTGATCGAGGAGGCCACCGGGCAGCGCATCAGCTTCGCGGCCTGGGTGGGCATGGCGGTCCCGATCTGCCTGCTGATGTTCGTGGCGCTGGCGCTGATGCTGCTGCTGCTCAACAAGCCGGAGATCCGCCGGATCGAGGGCGTCGAGGAGTTCGTCGCCCAGCAGCGCGCCGAGATGGGGCCGCTGTCACGCGCGGAGAAGAACACGCTGATCGCGTTCGGCATCACCGTGGCGTTGTGGATCTTCCCCGGTGTCGTGGCGGTGTTCGCCGGCACCGACTCCGACTTCTACACGGCCGTCACCGACCGGCTCGACGAGGGCATGGTCGCGGTGCTCGGCGCGTCGCTGTTGTACCTGCTGCCGACCGACTGGAAGAACCGGGAGTTCACGCTGCGCTGGCGGGACGCCGCCGAGATCGACTGGGGCACGATCGTGCTCTTCGGCACGGGCATCATCTTCGGCGGTCTGCTGTCGTCCACCGGGCTCGCCGAGACGATCGGGACCGGGGTGTCGAACGCGCTGGGGCTCACCAGCATCATCCCGATCACGATCTTCGCCGTGGTGCTGGCGATCATCGTCTCCGAGACGACGAGCAACACGGCGTCGGCGGCCGTGGTGGTGCCGATCGTCATCCCGGTGGCGATGGCAGCGGGTGTCAACCCGTTCGTCCCCGCGCTGGCGGCCACGTTCGCGGCGTCGTTCGGCTTCATGCTGCCGGTGTCGACGCCGCAGAACGCCGTGGTCTACGGCTCGGGTGCGGTCCCGATCACCACGATGATCCGGTCCGGGTTCTCGTTCGACGTCCTGGGAGCGATCCTCATCATCGTGCTCCTGCCGCTGATGGTCGCTGTGATGGGATTCGGGATGTGA
- the fmdA gene encoding formamidase has protein sequence MPEVVFSVEQAKSMRDQRVPGHNRWHPDIPPAAMVKPGDTFRIECKEWTDGQIGNNNSANDVRDVNLDVAHMLSGPIGVEGAEPGDLLIVDILDLGPVPQEVGDHCGQGWGYSGIFSKVNGGGFLTDYFPDAYKAVWDFQGQQCTSRHVPGVRMTGITHPGLFGTAPSPELLSRWNNRERALIGTDPDRVPPLALPPLPDGVLPGTATGAAAEGIARDGARTVPARENGGNHDIKNFTRGSRIFYPVHVPNALLSGGDLHFSQGDGEINFCGAIEMGGFIDMHVDLIKGGMEKYAIQNNPVFMPGRVAPLYSEWLTFIGISVDHRDDTNLYMDATQAYRNACLNAIDYLKKWGYTGEQAYLILGTAPVEGRIGGVVDIPNACCSVFLPTEIFDTDIRPNAEGPRHTDRGQVCVTS, from the coding sequence ATGCCGGAGGTCGTGTTCAGCGTCGAGCAGGCGAAGTCGATGCGCGACCAGCGGGTGCCCGGGCACAACCGGTGGCACCCCGACATCCCACCCGCCGCGATGGTCAAGCCCGGCGACACGTTCCGCATCGAGTGCAAGGAGTGGACCGACGGGCAGATCGGCAACAACAACTCCGCCAACGATGTCCGGGACGTCAACCTCGACGTCGCCCACATGCTGAGCGGCCCGATCGGGGTGGAGGGCGCCGAGCCCGGCGACCTGCTGATCGTCGACATCCTCGACCTCGGGCCGGTGCCCCAGGAGGTCGGCGACCACTGCGGCCAGGGCTGGGGCTACTCGGGCATCTTCTCGAAGGTCAACGGCGGTGGTTTCCTAACCGACTACTTCCCCGACGCCTACAAGGCGGTCTGGGACTTCCAGGGCCAGCAGTGCACGTCCCGCCACGTCCCCGGCGTGCGGATGACCGGCATCACCCACCCCGGCCTGTTCGGCACGGCACCGTCGCCGGAGCTGCTCTCGCGGTGGAACAACCGCGAGCGCGCCCTGATCGGCACCGACCCGGACCGCGTGCCGCCACTCGCGCTGCCCCCGCTGCCCGACGGCGTGCTGCCCGGCACCGCGACCGGCGCCGCCGCCGAGGGGATCGCCCGTGACGGCGCCCGCACGGTGCCGGCCCGCGAGAACGGCGGCAACCACGACATCAAGAACTTCACCCGCGGTAGCCGCATCTTCTACCCGGTGCACGTCCCGAACGCCCTGCTGTCGGGCGGTGACCTGCACTTCAGCCAGGGCGACGGCGAGATCAACTTCTGTGGAGCCATCGAGATGGGTGGCTTCATCGACATGCACGTCGATCTCATCAAGGGCGGCATGGAGAAGTACGCGATCCAGAACAACCCGGTGTTCATGCCCGGGCGGGTGGCGCCGCTCTACTCGGAGTGGCTCACGTTCATCGGGATCTCGGTGGACCACCGGGACGACACCAACCTGTACATGGACGCCACCCAGGCCTATCGCAACGCCTGCCTCAACGCCATCGACTACCTGAAGAAGTGGGGCTACACCGGCGAGCAGGCCTACCTGATCCTCGGCACAGCACCCGTCGAGGGCCGCATCGGCGGGGTCGTGGACATCCCGAACGCCTGCTGCTCGGTGTTCCTGCCCACGGAGATCTTCGACACGGACATCCGGCCGAACGCCGAGGGCCCGCGCCACACCGACCGCGGGCAGGTCTGCGTCACGTCGTGA
- a CDS encoding AmiS/UreI family transporter, with product MGNVGLLYVGAVLFVNGLLLLGVVDGRAAAPINLFVGALQVVTPTYLIIAAAGDARAISLAAGLYLFGFTYLWVGVNAIAGWPQAGLGWFSLFVALCAVGFAVHSFADLGDRTFGVIWLFWSFLWLLFFLVLGLGIERLTRFTGWVTLVEAFGTAAVPAFLLVTGHWSDSAGLAVTYLVVGVLLFGGLWFALARRPAASASVPHHA from the coding sequence ATGGGGAACGTCGGGCTGCTCTACGTCGGGGCCGTGCTGTTCGTCAACGGGCTGCTGCTCCTCGGCGTCGTCGACGGACGGGCCGCGGCACCGATCAACCTGTTCGTCGGCGCGCTGCAGGTCGTCACGCCGACCTACCTGATCATCGCAGCGGCCGGGGACGCCCGCGCGATCTCGCTGGCCGCCGGCCTGTACCTGTTCGGTTTCACCTACCTCTGGGTGGGCGTCAACGCCATCGCCGGCTGGCCGCAGGCAGGCCTCGGCTGGTTCTCGCTGTTCGTGGCGCTGTGCGCGGTCGGGTTCGCGGTGCACTCGTTCGCCGACCTCGGCGACCGGACGTTCGGCGTCATCTGGCTCTTCTGGTCTTTCCTGTGGCTGTTGTTCTTCCTCGTGCTCGGCCTCGGGATCGAGCGGCTCACCCGCTTCACCGGCTGGGTCACGCTCGTCGAGGCGTTCGGCACCGCGGCCGTGCCGGCGTTCCTGCTCGTCACCGGGCACTGGTCGGACTCGGCCGGACTCGCCGTCACCTACCTCGTCGTCGGAGTCCTGCTGTTCGGCGGGCTCTGGTTCGCCCTCGCTCGCCGCCCAGCGGCGTCCGCGTCCGTCCCCCACCACGCCTGA